In a genomic window of Mus pahari chromosome 8, PAHARI_EIJ_v1.1, whole genome shotgun sequence:
- the Pdlim2 gene encoding PDZ and LIM domain protein 2 isoform X1 yields MALTVDVVGPAPWGFRISGGRDFHKPIIVTKVTERGKAEAADLRPGDIIVAINGQSAENMLHAEAQSKIRQSASPLRLQLDRSQTASPGQTNGEGSLEVLATRFQGSLRTHRDSHSSQRSACFSPVSLSPRLCSPFSTPPPASPVALSGEDVIGCSFQSLTHSPGLAAHHLTDPGHPSSQQAGHSSPSDSAVRVLLHSPGRPSSPRFSSLDLEEDSEVFKMLQENRQGRAAPRQSSSFRLLQEALEAEERGGTPAFVPSSLSPQASLPTSRALATPPKLHTCEKCSVSISNQAVRIQEGRYRHPGCYTCADCGLNLKMRGHFWVGNELYCEKHARQRYSMPGTLSSRA; encoded by the exons aTGGCGTTGACTGTGGATGTGGTGGGACCAGCACCTTGGGGCTTCCGAATTAGCGGGGGCAGAGATTTCCACAAACCCATCATTGTGACCAAG GTCACGGAGCGGGGCAAGGCCGAAGCAGCTGACCTCCGGCCTGGCGACATCATTGTGGCCATCAATGGACAGAGTGCAGAGAACATGCTACATGCGGAGGCCCAAAGCAAGATCCGACAGAGCGCCTCACCGCTAAGACTGCAGCTGGACCG GTCCCAAACAGCCTCTCCTGGGCAGACCAATGGGGAAGGCTCCTTGGAAGTGCTGGCAACCAGATTCCAG GGCTCCCTGAGGACACACCGGGACAGTCATTCTtcccagaggtctgcctgcttcaGCCCAGTCTCTCTCAGCCCCAGGCTGTGcagccccttctccaccccaccccctgccagccCAGTTGCCCTTTCTGGAGAGGATGTGATTGGCTGTAG TTTCCAGAGTCTGACACACTCACCAGGCCTTGCTGCTCACCACTTGACCGACCCTGGCCACCCCTCCAGCCAACAG GCCGGCCACAGCAGCCCAAGCGACTCCGCAGTGAGGGTGCTGCTCCATTCCCCAGGACGGCCCTCCAGCCCCAGGTTCAG CAGTTTGGATCTGGAGGAGGACTCAGAGGTGTTCAAGATGCTGCAGGAGAACCGCCAGGGACGGGCTGCCCCAAGGCAGTCCAGCTCTTTTCGACTCTTACAGGAAGCCttggaggctgaggagagag GTGGTACACCTGCCTTTGTGCCCAGCTCACTGAGTCCCCAGGCTTCCTTGCCCACCTCCAGGGCCTTGGCCACCCCACCCAAGCTCCACACTTGTGAGAAGTGCAGCGTCAGCATCTC GAACCAGGCGGTCCGAATCCAGGAGGGGAGGTACCGACACCCTGGCTGCTACACCTGTGCAGACTGCGGGCTGAACCTGAAGATGCGCGGCCACTTCTGGGTGGGCAACGAGTTGTACTGCGAGAAGCATGCCCGCCAGCGCTATTCCATGCCGGGAACTCTCAGCTCTCGAGCCTGA
- the Sorbs3 gene encoding vinexin isoform X4, producing the protein MGHPVKSPGPGKTPWKAGDGIGVARGPGSLSSAWRPNSPHAPYFSSSRPLSPHRMADGGGSPFLGRRDFVYPSSAREPSASERGSSPARKEEKKRKAARLKFDFQAQSPKELSLQKGDIVYIHKEVDKNWLEGEHHGRLGIFPANYVEVLPADEIPKPIKPPTYQVLEYGDAVAQYTFKGDLEVELSFRKGERICLIRKVNEHWYEGRITGTGRQGIFPASYVQINREPRLRLCDDGPQLPASPNPTTTAHLSGHSHPSSIPVDPTDWGGRTSPRRSTFPFPITLQEPRSPTQSHNTPGPTLSHPRATSRPVNLGPSSPTPEIHWTPYRAMYQYRPQNEDELELREGDRVDVMQQCDDGWFVGVSRRTQKFGTFPGNYVAPV; encoded by the exons ATGGGACATCCTGTTAAGAGCCCCGGACCTGGGAAGACGCCTTGGAAGGCAGGGGACGGGATCGGGGTAGCCAGAGGGCCTGGGAG TCTGTCCTCAGCCTGGAGGCCCAACTCACCGCATGCACCTTACTTCAGTTCCTCCCGACCCCTAAGCCCCCACAGAATGGCAGATGGAGGAGGAAGCCCCTTTCTGGGACGTAGAGATTTTGTCTACCCTTCCTCAGCCCGAG AGCCTAGCGCCTCTGAAAGGGGTAGCAGCCCCgcgaggaaggaggagaagaag AGGAAGGCCGCCCGGCTCAAATTTGACTTCCAGGCGCAGTCCCCCAA GGAGCTGTCTCTGCAGAAGGGTGACATTGTCTATATCCATAAGGAAGTGGACAAGAACTGGCTGGAGGGGGAACACCATGGCCGGCTGGGCATCTTCCCAGCTAATTATGTGGAG GTTCTGCCTGCCGATGAGATTCCCAAGCCCATCAAGCCGCCCACATACCAGGTGCTGGAATATGGCGACGCTGTAGCCCAGTATACCTTCAAGGGAGACCTGGAGGTAGAGCTGTCCTTCCGAAAG GGGGAACGTATCTGCCTGATCCGCAAGGTGAACGAACATTGGTATGAGGGGCGCATCACTGGCACCGGACGCCAGGGCATCTTCCCTGCCAGCTACGTGCAGATAAACCGGGAGCCCCGGCTCAGGCTCTGTGATGATGGTCCCCAGCTCCCTGCATCACCTAACCCAACAACCACTGCTCACCTAAGCGGccactcccacccctcctcaATACCTGTGGACCCTACTGACTGGGGAGGTCGAACCTCCCCTCGACgctccaccttccccttccccatcacCCTCCAGGAACCCAGATCCCCAACCCAG AGTCACAATACCCCTGGACCAACCCTGTCCCATCCTCGAGCCACCAGCCGTCCCGTAAACCTGGgaccctcctccccaaccccagagATACACTGGACTCC GTACCGGGCCATGTACCAGTACAGGCCCCAGAATGAGGATGAGCTGGAACTCCGTGAGGGGGACCGTGTGGATGTCATGCAGCAATGTGACGATGGCTGGTTTGTAG GTGTCTCCCGGCGAACTCAGAAATTTGGGACGTTCCCTGGAAATTATGTAGCCCCAGTGTGA
- the Sorbs3 gene encoding vinexin isoform X5, with protein MADGGGSPFLGRRDFVYPSSAREPSASERGSSPARKEEKKRKAARLKFDFQAQSPKELSLQKGDIVYIHKEVDKNWLEGEHHGRLGIFPANYVEVLPADEIPKPIKPPTYQVLEYGDAVAQYTFKGDLEVELSFRKGERICLIRKVNEHWYEGRITGTGRQGIFPASYVQINREPRLRLCDDGPQLPASPNPTTTAHLSGHSHPSSIPVDPTDWGGRTSPRRSTFPFPITLQEPRSPTQSHNTPGPTLSHPRATSRPVNLGPSSPTPEIHWTPYRAMYQYRPQNEDELELREGDRVDVMQQCDDGWFVGVSRRTQKFGTFPGNYVAPV; from the exons ATGGCAGATGGAGGAGGAAGCCCCTTTCTGGGACGTAGAGATTTTGTCTACCCTTCCTCAGCCCGAG AGCCTAGCGCCTCTGAAAGGGGTAGCAGCCCCgcgaggaaggaggagaagaag AGGAAGGCCGCCCGGCTCAAATTTGACTTCCAGGCGCAGTCCCCCAA GGAGCTGTCTCTGCAGAAGGGTGACATTGTCTATATCCATAAGGAAGTGGACAAGAACTGGCTGGAGGGGGAACACCATGGCCGGCTGGGCATCTTCCCAGCTAATTATGTGGAG GTTCTGCCTGCCGATGAGATTCCCAAGCCCATCAAGCCGCCCACATACCAGGTGCTGGAATATGGCGACGCTGTAGCCCAGTATACCTTCAAGGGAGACCTGGAGGTAGAGCTGTCCTTCCGAAAG GGGGAACGTATCTGCCTGATCCGCAAGGTGAACGAACATTGGTATGAGGGGCGCATCACTGGCACCGGACGCCAGGGCATCTTCCCTGCCAGCTACGTGCAGATAAACCGGGAGCCCCGGCTCAGGCTCTGTGATGATGGTCCCCAGCTCCCTGCATCACCTAACCCAACAACCACTGCTCACCTAAGCGGccactcccacccctcctcaATACCTGTGGACCCTACTGACTGGGGAGGTCGAACCTCCCCTCGACgctccaccttccccttccccatcacCCTCCAGGAACCCAGATCCCCAACCCAG AGTCACAATACCCCTGGACCAACCCTGTCCCATCCTCGAGCCACCAGCCGTCCCGTAAACCTGGgaccctcctccccaaccccagagATACACTGGACTCC GTACCGGGCCATGTACCAGTACAGGCCCCAGAATGAGGATGAGCTGGAACTCCGTGAGGGGGACCGTGTGGATGTCATGCAGCAATGTGACGATGGCTGGTTTGTAG GTGTCTCCCGGCGAACTCAGAAATTTGGGACGTTCCCTGGAAATTATGTAGCCCCAGTGTGA
- the Pdlim2 gene encoding PDZ and LIM domain protein 2 isoform X2: protein MALTVDVVGPAPWGFRISGGRDFHKPIIVTKVTERGKAEAADLRPGDIIVAINGQSAENMLHAEAQSKIRQSASPLRLQLDRSQTASPGQTNGEGSLEVLATRFQGSLRTHRDSHSSQRSACFSPVSLSPRLCSPFSTPPPASPVALSGEDVIGCSFQSLTHSPGLAAHHLTDPGHPSSQQAGHSSPSDSAVRVLLHSPGRPSSPRFSLDLEEDSEVFKMLQENRQGRAAPRQSSSFRLLQEALEAEERGGTPAFVPSSLSPQASLPTSRALATPPKLHTCEKCSVSISNQAVRIQEGRYRHPGCYTCADCGLNLKMRGHFWVGNELYCEKHARQRYSMPGTLSSRA, encoded by the exons aTGGCGTTGACTGTGGATGTGGTGGGACCAGCACCTTGGGGCTTCCGAATTAGCGGGGGCAGAGATTTCCACAAACCCATCATTGTGACCAAG GTCACGGAGCGGGGCAAGGCCGAAGCAGCTGACCTCCGGCCTGGCGACATCATTGTGGCCATCAATGGACAGAGTGCAGAGAACATGCTACATGCGGAGGCCCAAAGCAAGATCCGACAGAGCGCCTCACCGCTAAGACTGCAGCTGGACCG GTCCCAAACAGCCTCTCCTGGGCAGACCAATGGGGAAGGCTCCTTGGAAGTGCTGGCAACCAGATTCCAG GGCTCCCTGAGGACACACCGGGACAGTCATTCTtcccagaggtctgcctgcttcaGCCCAGTCTCTCTCAGCCCCAGGCTGTGcagccccttctccaccccaccccctgccagccCAGTTGCCCTTTCTGGAGAGGATGTGATTGGCTGTAG TTTCCAGAGTCTGACACACTCACCAGGCCTTGCTGCTCACCACTTGACCGACCCTGGCCACCCCTCCAGCCAACAG GCCGGCCACAGCAGCCCAAGCGACTCCGCAGTGAGGGTGCTGCTCCATTCCCCAGGACGGCCCTCCAGCCCCAGGTTCAG TTTGGATCTGGAGGAGGACTCAGAGGTGTTCAAGATGCTGCAGGAGAACCGCCAGGGACGGGCTGCCCCAAGGCAGTCCAGCTCTTTTCGACTCTTACAGGAAGCCttggaggctgaggagagag GTGGTACACCTGCCTTTGTGCCCAGCTCACTGAGTCCCCAGGCTTCCTTGCCCACCTCCAGGGCCTTGGCCACCCCACCCAAGCTCCACACTTGTGAGAAGTGCAGCGTCAGCATCTC GAACCAGGCGGTCCGAATCCAGGAGGGGAGGTACCGACACCCTGGCTGCTACACCTGTGCAGACTGCGGGCTGAACCTGAAGATGCGCGGCCACTTCTGGGTGGGCAACGAGTTGTACTGCGAGAAGCATGCCCGCCAGCGCTATTCCATGCCGGGAACTCTCAGCTCTCGAGCCTGA